A window of Streptomyces sp. Je 1-332 genomic DNA:
CACCGAGCCCATTTACTCGTACGACAAGTGCGCCCCGATCCTCGAGGACCTCGCCGACGCGATCGAGAAGGCGAAGAAGGTCAGCTGACACCTGCCGCCCCTTGCGCACCCTGCGCCCGAGCACAGCCCTCTCCGCATTTCGGAGAGGGCTGTTCCGTTTTCCTGCCTCTTCGTGACCACAGGGACCCCCTGGGTTTAACCACGGGGGTAGTTAGGTTAGGCTTACCTCACTTCCCCCAAGTCCCCTCACCCAGAGGAAGTTCATGCGCTCGCACCTGCTCAACGACACCACCGCGGAGCGTTACCGCAGCTCCGTGACCGAAGGAGTCGAGCGGGTGGCGGCCAGAATCGCCACCACCTCACGCCCCTTTACCGGCGTCTCCGTCGACGATCTCGCGCCCCGCATCGAGGCCGTCGACCTGGACGAGCCCCTGCACGACACCATCGCCGCCCTGGACGAGCTCGACGAGCTCTACCTGCGCGACGCCGTGTACTTCCACCACCCCCGCTATCTCGCGCACCTCAACTGCCCGGTCGTCATACCGGCCGTGCTCGGCGAGGCGGTGCTGTCCGCCATCAACTCTTCCCTCGACACGTGGGATCAGTCCGCCGGCGGCACACTGATCGAGCGCCGTCTCATCGACTGGACCGCCGAACGCATCGGGCTCGGCCCGGCCGCCGACGGCGTGTTCACCAGCGGCGGCTCGCAGTCCAATCTCCAGGCCATGCTGCTCGCCCGCGAAGAGGCCGCCAAAGCCGGAAAGCCCGCAACCGAGCTGCGCATCTTCGCCTCCGAGGTCGGCCACTTCAGCATCCAGAAGGCCGCGACGCTGCTCGGCCTCGGCGAGGACGCCGTGATCGTCATCCCCACCGATCACAACAAGCGCATGCAGACCGTGGCGCTCGCCCGCGAACTGGAGCGCTGCCGCGACAACGGCCTCACCCCCATGGCGGTCGTCGCCACCGCCGGCACCACCGACTTCGGCTCCATCGACCCGCTCCCCGAGATCGCCGAACTCTGCGAGCAGTTCAACACCTGGATGCATGTCGACGCGGCGTACGGCTGCGGGCTGCTCGCCTCGCTCAAGAACCGGCACCGCGTCGACGGCATCGACCGCGCCGACTCGGTGACCGTCGACTACCACAAGTCCTTCTTCCAGCCGGTGAGTTCCTCCGCCGTCCTGGTGCGGGACCGGTCCACGCTGAGCCACGCGACGTACCACGCGGAGTACCTCAACCCGCGCCGCATGGTGCAGGAGCGCATCCCCAACCAGGTCGACAAGTCCCTGCAGACCACGCGCCGCTTCGACGCGCTGAAGCTGTGGATGACCCTGCGCGTGATGGGCGCCGACGCCATCGGCGAGCTCTTCGACTCCGTCTGCGACCTGGCGGGCCAGGGCTGGGAGCTGCTCGCCGCCGACCCCCGCTACGACGTCGTCGTGGAGCCCCAGCTCTCCACGCTCGTCTTCCGCTACATCCCCGAGTCGATCTGCGACCCGTCCGCCATCGACCGCGCCAACCTCTACGCCCGCAAGGCCCTGTTCGCCTCCGGTGACGCCGTCGTCGCGGGCACCAAGGTCGGCGAGCGCCAGTACCTCAAGTTCACCCTGCTCAACCCCGAGACCACGGTCGCCGACATCACGGCCGTACTCGATCTGATCGCCGGCCACGCCGAGCAGTACCTGGGAGAGACCCTTGACCGCGCATCCTGATGACCGAGAACCACTGGACTTCGTCGGCATCGGCCTTGGCCCCTTCAACCTCGGCCTCGCCTGCCTGACCGAACCCATCGACGAGCTGAACGGCCTCTTCCTGGAGTCCAAGCCGGACTTCGAGTGGCACTCGGGCATGTTCCTGGAGGGCGCTCACCTCCAGACCCCGTTCATGTCGGACCTCGTCACCCTCGCGGACCCGACGTCCCCCTACTCCTTCCTCAACTACCTGAAGGAATCGGGGCGGTTGTACTCGTTCTACATCCGCGAGAACTTCTATCCCCTGCGCACCGAGTACAACGACTACTGCCGCTGGGCCGCCGCCAAGCTCTCCTCGGTCCGCTTCAGCACGACGGTGACCGAGGTGACGTACGAGGATGATCTCTACGTCGTGCACACCTCCACCGGCGACACCTTCCGCGCCCGGCACCTCGTCCTCGGCACCGGCACACCGCCGCACATCCCCGAGTCCTGCGCGGGCCTCGGCGGGGACTTCATCCACAACTCCCGCTATCTGCAGAGCAAGGCGGAGCTCCAGCGGAAGAAGTCGATCACGCTCGTCGGCAGCGGCCAGTCCGCCGCCGAGATCTACCAGGACCTGCTGAGCGAGATCGACGTCCACGGCTACCAGCTCAACTGGGTCACGCGCTCCCCGCGCTTCTTCCCGCTGGAGTACACGAAGCTGACCCTGGAGATGACCTCTCCGGAGTACGTCGACTACTTCCACGCGCTGCCGGAGGCGACCCGCTACCGCCTCCAGGATCAGCAGAAGACCCTCTTCAAGGGCATCGACGGCGACCTGATCAACGACATCTTCGATCTGCTCTACCAGAAGAACAT
This region includes:
- a CDS encoding aspartate aminotransferase family protein; this encodes MRSHLLNDTTAERYRSSVTEGVERVAARIATTSRPFTGVSVDDLAPRIEAVDLDEPLHDTIAALDELDELYLRDAVYFHHPRYLAHLNCPVVIPAVLGEAVLSAINSSLDTWDQSAGGTLIERRLIDWTAERIGLGPAADGVFTSGGSQSNLQAMLLAREEAAKAGKPATELRIFASEVGHFSIQKAATLLGLGEDAVIVIPTDHNKRMQTVALARELERCRDNGLTPMAVVATAGTTDFGSIDPLPEIAELCEQFNTWMHVDAAYGCGLLASLKNRHRVDGIDRADSVTVDYHKSFFQPVSSSAVLVRDRSTLSHATYHAEYLNPRRMVQERIPNQVDKSLQTTRRFDALKLWMTLRVMGADAIGELFDSVCDLAGQGWELLAADPRYDVVVEPQLSTLVFRYIPESICDPSAIDRANLYARKALFASGDAVVAGTKVGERQYLKFTLLNPETTVADITAVLDLIAGHAEQYLGETLDRAS
- a CDS encoding lysine N(6)-hydroxylase/L-ornithine N(5)-oxygenase family protein codes for the protein MTAHPDDREPLDFVGIGLGPFNLGLACLTEPIDELNGLFLESKPDFEWHSGMFLEGAHLQTPFMSDLVTLADPTSPYSFLNYLKESGRLYSFYIRENFYPLRTEYNDYCRWAAAKLSSVRFSTTVTEVTYEDDLYVVHTSTGDTFRARHLVLGTGTPPHIPESCAGLGGDFIHNSRYLQSKAELQRKKSITLVGSGQSAAEIYQDLLSEIDVHGYQLNWVTRSPRFFPLEYTKLTLEMTSPEYVDYFHALPEATRYRLQDQQKTLFKGIDGDLINDIFDLLYQKNIGGPVPTRLLTNSSLQSARHENGTYTLGLHQDEQGKDFELESEGLILATGYQYVTPDFLEPVRGRLCWDGRGRFQVARNYSIDTTGRGIFLQNGAVHAHSLTSPDLGMGPYRNAYIIGELLGSEYYPVEKSIAYQEFAV